The following are encoded in a window of Sminthopsis crassicaudata isolate SCR6 chromosome 3, ASM4859323v1, whole genome shotgun sequence genomic DNA:
- the SSC5D gene encoding soluble scavenger receptor cysteine-rich domain-containing protein SSC5D isoform X2 — MRVLTCLVAVLMGIQAVERLRLAGGPHGCAGRLEVRHGGRWGTVCDDGWDLRDAAVACRELGCGGALAAPAGAFFGEGTGPVWLSELACQGSESRLGLCRHRGWKAHICSHEEDAGLVCVGQRAANSRPDSAEPPERELWAEPSPTSPERLRLAGGPHSCAGRLEVLHGGRWGTVCDDGWDLRDAAVACRELGCGGALAAPGGARFGEGTGPVWMDDVGCGGGEQALQDCPRSPWGRSNCDHTEDAGLVCEGPAPRLRLAGGPNGCAGRLEVWHGGHWGTVCDDGWDLRDATVACRELGCGGALAAPGGAFFGEGAGPILLDDLRCKGNETSLGLCPARPWGQHDCHHREDAGAVCDGLPLGLPTPGSSLEAPGTPAPTERLSPASPTTPLEPGPQEGAPRLRLVSGPSRCAGRLEVWYGGRWGTVCDDGWDVRDAAVVCRELGCGVPREPGPAAGRFGWGEGPIWLDDVACAGTEVRLADCPAAPWGKHNCAHNEDVGATCTGSLGSDTVSDPFSWSWAPEPRGDGQGWPLRKWTTEKPRDTTAQPTTSSPGTTAAKPLGRTPQSSKKWATKKPRKPTVRPPGQSTTKTPRRQATRVPQGQAPPQLTTQTPRGRTSPASPKMTTRAPRGQTSRASPKPATQTPRGRTSQASPKPTTRAPRGRTPPVSPLLTTQSPRPNIPRTSSQRQLPPVTPSTRIPKETTAADREESSPDSLAGPSSPGPEADASTGAPPTLSTSTAKDPSPLQAWPGSGEWGLFRLRLSDGPDRCAGRLEVWRGDLWGTVCDDGWDPRDAAVACRELGCGGIRPRVGKTYYGSGTGPIWLDDVACVGIEASLGDCPASPWGTHNCDHQEDVGLTCTGDVENEGDLPWAWDTSSGRGMSQGSPPTALPGSTSAPSRRPAPQTPWGHGDPDFQGRSRPVAPEETPGPDLQLTTHPSPQLTPESSTHLTPDLRLSLTTDPSPRLSPDLDKQLISDPSPQLTTDPDLQLTLEPNPRLISDVSHRLTSDVVLELTSDPSSPLTSDSSPMSAVTSKPDQLIADPGPQGSPDFIPELTSSSAPQLIPDVAPQMTSDTNRQLTIESLSRPTSDPSPRLTPNSPLDLTSDPSPRLTPNSPLDLTSDPSPQLTSSSPLDLTSDLSPQLTPHSPLDLTSDPSLQLTPNSPLDLTSDPSPQLTPESPLDLTSDPSPQLTPESPLDLTSDSSPQLTPDSFPDLTSDFSPLLTLPSTAPQFTPDSISHLTSDLSLQKPSDPTSAPVLTSQPSQLTPTFNPTQTKLVLGPSLSPEMTSAHRRTLHVPSWTEEALELSPTSQQARVPSASSGTASELVPLQSSSGPPVEPLGSTQPPPALGKGPAGPLQASPPPSEMARGPHPAPGSSPEPSEAPSRSPAPPPTPDPIAGDSSITVATVPTVNPGPVPAPTPEPSPNQAIPKHPPTAGSGGVSDGPPAPRDVETGQCVGAAAPTVLRVMACEPPALRELVDAVRDVGKQLRILTQAVQQNRDERRAAGLELGQLVEAIRGLGDLGQTLRGLVEASRAPPAPGLQEEEERPRRGDV, encoded by the exons ATGAGGGTCCTGACCTGCCTCGTCG ctgtTCTGATGGGGATTCAGGCTGTGG AGCGGCTGCGCCTGGCGGGGGGCCCGCACGGCTGCGCCGGGCGGCTGGAGGTGCGGCACGGGGGGCGCTGGGGCACGGTGTGTGACGACGGCTGGGACCTGCGGGACGCCGCCGTGGCCTGCCGGGAGCTGGGCTGCGGGGGCGCCCTGGCCGCCCCCGCGGGGGCTTTCTTCGGGGAGGGGACGGGGCCGGTGTGGCTGAGCGAGCTGGCCTGTCAGGGCTCCGAGAGCCGCCTGGGCCTCTGTCGCCACCGGGGCTGGAAGGCCCACATCTGCTCCCACGAAGAGGACGCCGGCCTCGTCTGCGTGG GTCAGCGGGCCGCCAACTCGAGGCCGGATTCGGCGGAGCCCCCGGAGCGGGAGCTGTGGGCGGAGCCCTCCCCGACCTCCCCAG AGCGGCTGCGCCTGGCAGGGGGGCCTCACAGCTGTGCCGGGCGGCTGGAGGTGCTGCACGGAGGCCGCTGGGGCACGGTGTGTGACGACGGCTGGGACCTACGGGACGCCGCCGTGGCCTGCCGGGAGCTGGGCTGTGGGGGCGCCCTGGCCGCTCCTGGAGGGGCCCGCTTTGGGGAAGGGACGGGTCCTGTCTGGATGGACGATGTGGGCTGTGGGGGTGGGGAGCAGGCCCTCCAGGACTGTCCCCGGAGTCCTTGGGGACGCAGCAACTGTGACCACACGGAAGATGCTGGACTGGTCTGTGAAG GCCCAGCCCCCCGCCTGCGCCTGGCCGGGGGTCCCAACGGCTGTGCCGGGCGGCTGGAGGTGTGGCACGGAGGCCACTGGGGCACGGTGTGTGACGACGGCTGGGACCTGCGGGACGCTACCGTGGCCTGCCGGGAGCTGGGCTGCGGGGGAGCCCTGGCAGCCCCTGGAGGGGCCTTCTTTGGGGAGGGGGCTGGGCCCATCCTGCTGGATGACCTGCGGTGCAAAGGGAACGAGACGTCACTGGGCTTGTGCCCAGCCCGTCCTTGGGGCCAGCATGACTGTCACCATCGAGAGGATGCAGGGGCCGTGTGCGACG GTCTGCCTCTGGGCTTGCCCACTCCAGGCAGCAGCCTTGAGGCCCCCGGGACTCCAGCCCCCACTGAGAGGCTCTCTCCTGCCTCTCCCACAACCCCGCTGGAACCAGGCCCTCAGGAGG GTGCCCCCCGCCTCCGCCTCGTGTCCGGCCCCAGCCGGTGTGCTGGGAGGCTGGAGGTGTGGTACGGCGGCCGCTGGGGGACCGTGTGCGATGACGGGTGGGACGTCCGAGACGCCGCGGTGGTCTGCCGAGAGCTGGGCTGCGGCGTCCCCCGGGAGCCGGGCCCTGCCGCCGGCCGCTTTGGCTGGGGGGAAGGCCCCATCTGGCTGGACGACGTGGCTTGCGCCGGGACTGAGGTCCGGCTGGCCGACTGCCCTGCGGCCCCCTGGGGGAAACACAACTGTGCTCATAACGAAGATGTGGGGGCCACTTGCACAG GGAGTCTGGGCTCTGACACAGTCTCAGACCCCTTCAGCTGGAGCTGGGCCCCAGAGCCACGTGGGGACGGACAGGGCTGGCCCCTCAGGAAGTGGACCACTGAGAAGCCCAGGGACACAACTGCCCAGCCGACCACTAGCAGCCCTGGGACGACTGCGGCCAAGCCACTGGGGAGGACTCCACAGAGCTCCAAAAAGTGGGCTACAAAGAAACCCCGGAAACCTACCGTGCGACCCCCTGGACAATCAACCACTAAGACTCCGAGGAGGCAGGCAACTCGGGTCCCACAAGGCCAGGCCCCTCCTCAACTGACCACACAGACTCCCCGAGGCCGGACATCCCCGGCCTCCCCTAAAATGACCACTCGGGCTCCCCGAGGCCAGACCTCCCGGGCCTCCCCCAAACCTGCCACGCAGACGCCCCGAGGCCGGACGTCCCAGGCCTCCCCCAAACCCACCACTAGGGCTCCCCGAGGCCGGACCCCGCCAGTCTCCCCACTGCTGACCACTCAGAGCCCACGGCCCAACATACCCAGGACATCGTCACAAAGACAACTTCCCCCGGTTACCCCAAGCACTCGAATCCCAAAGGAAACAACTGCAGCGGATCGAGAGGAGAGCTCCCCCGACAGCTTGGCGGGCCCCAGCTCTCCCGGGCCGGAGGCCGACGCCAGCACCGGAGCCCCGCCGACCTTGTCCACAAGCACAGCCAAGGATCCGTCTCCCCTCCAGGCCTGGCCAGGCTCAGGAGAGTGGG GTCTCTTTCGGCTGCGTCTCTCGGACGGGCCCGATCGGTGCGCCGGGCGGCTGGAGGTGTGGCGCGGCGACCTCTGGGGAACAGTGTGTGACGACGGCTGGGATCCCCGAGACGCTGCCGTGGCCTGCCGGGAGCTGGGCTGCGGCGGGATCCGGCCCCGGGTGGGCAAGACCTACTACGGGTCCGGGACTGGCCCCATCTGGTTGGACGACGTGGCCTGTGTGGGCATCGAGGCCTCCCTGGGGGACTGTCCGGCCTCCCCCTGGGGGACCCACAACTGTGACCACCAGGAAGACGTAGGGCTCACCTGCACAG GGGACGTGGAGAATGAAGGCGATCTCCCCTGGGCCTGGGACACCAGCTCTGGAAGGGGCATGAGCCAGGGAAGCCCCCCCACGGCTCTACCCGGATCTACCTCTGCTCCCAGCCGCCGCCCCGCCCCTCAGACCCCCTGGGGCCACGGAGATCCAG ATTTCCAGGGTCGCTCGCGCCCAGTGGCCCCCGAGGAGACCCCCGGCCCAGATCTTCAGCTGACCACGCACCCCAGTCCACAGCTGACCCCTGAATCTAGCACACATTTGACCCCCGATCTCAGACTGTCTCTGACCACTGACCCCAGTCCCCGTCTGAGCCCTGATTTAGACAAACAGCTGATCTCTGACCCCAGCCCACAGCTAACCACTGACCCTGACCTACAGTTGACCCTTGAGCCCAACCCACGGCTGATCTCTGATGTCAGCCACAGACTGACTTCAGATGTTGTCCTAGAACTGACCTCTGACCCCAGCTCACCGCTGACCTCCGACTCCTCCCCAATGTCGGCGGTGACCTCCAAACCTGACCAGCTAATTGCTGATCCCGGCCCACAGGGGAGTCCTGACTTTATCCCAGAGCTCACCTCTTCCTCTGCCCCACAGCTAATACCTGATGTGGCCCCACAAATGACATCTGATACCAACCGACAACTGACCATTGAGTCCCTCTCACGACCGACCTCTGATCCTAGCCCACGGCTGACCCCTAACTCTCCCCTAGACCTGACCTCTGACCCTAGCCCACGGCTGACCCCTAACTCTCCCCTAGACCTGACCTCTGACCCTAGCCCACAGCTGACCTCTAGCTCTCCCTTAGACCTGACCTCTGACCTTAGCCCACAGTTGACCCCTCACTCTCCCCTAGACCTGACCTCTGATCCTAGCCTACAGCTGACTCCTAACTCTCCCCTAGACCTGACCTCTGACCCTAGCCCACAGCTGACCCCTGAATCTCCCCTAGACCTGACCTCTGACCCTAGCCCACAGCTGACCCCTGAATCTCCCCTAGACCTGACCTCTGACTCTAGCCCACAGCTGACCCCTGACTCTTTCCCAGACCTGACCTCTGATTTTAGCCCACTGTTAACTCTTCCCTCCACTGCACCACAATTCACTCCTGATTCTATCTCCCACCTGACCTCTGACTTGTCCCTGCAGAAGCCTTCTGACCCCACCTCCGCCCCAGTGCTGACCTCTCAACCCTCGCAGCTGACCCCCACCTTTAATCCCACCCAAACTAAACTGGTGCTTGGCCCTTCTCTAAGCCCAGAGATGACCAGTGCCCACAGGCGGACCCTGCATGTGCCCTCTTGGACAGAAGAGGCCCTAGAGCTCAGCCCCACCTCCCAGCAAGCCAGAGTGCCCTCTGCCAGCTCAGGGACGGCCTCAGAGTTGGTGCCCCTGCAGTCCTCCTCAGGGCCCCCAGTTGAGCCTCTTGGCAGCACACAGCCCCCCCCAGCCCTTGGCAAGGGTCCAGCTGGTCCCCTCCAAGCCTCCCCACCCCCCTCAGAGATGGCCAGAGGTCCTCACCCTGCCCCCGGCTCCAGCCCTGAGCCTTCAGAAGCTCCATCCAGGAGCCCCGCGCCTCCCCCGACCCCCGACCCCATTGCCGGGGACTCGAGCATCACTGTGGCCACGGTGCCCACCGTTAACCCCGGTCCCGTCCCTGCCCCAACACCGGAGCCCAGCCCCAACCAGGCCATCCCCAAGCATCCCCCAACAGCTGGCTCTGGGGGGGTCTCGGATGGTCCTCCAGCCCCCCGGGACGTGGAGACGGGCCAGTGCGTGGGGGCCGCCGCCCCGACCGTCCTTCGAGTCATGGCCTGCGAGCCGCCCGCCCTGCGGGAGCTGGTCGACGCCGTGAGGGACGTGGGGAAGCAGCTGCGGATTCTGACCCAGGCGGTCCAGCAGAACCGCGATGAGAGAAGGGCCGCGGGCCTGGAGCTGGGGCAGCTGGTGGAGGCCATCAGAGGCCTGGGGGATCTGGGCCAGACCCTGCGAGGGCTGGTGGAGGCCTCCCGGGCCCCCCCGGCCCCCGGActccaggaggaggaggaaagaccGAGAAGAGGCGACGTGTGA